The window TTCAATAATGTCGGATTGCAAACCGGTGGTCATCTCGAAACCGGCCGCCTCCATGGCGCTGCGCAAATCGCGGGACTGTCGTTGCAATGCAAGGGTCATGGACAGGTCAGATAGAGGCAGATTGGGCATGTATCAGATCTCCAACAGGCGGCTGATCAGTTCGTCGGTCACCGAAATTACACGCGCATTGGCCGCGTAGGCCTGTTCTACCAGTATAAGTTGTTGAATTTCAGCATCTGTGTCGACGCCGGACTGGCCGCTCTCCGCCTCGCGCAGCGTGTTGAGATAGGCTGACGCATGGCTCTCAAGCCGTTCACTCTGCAGTTTGGTCGCAGCTAGGCCGGAAGTAAGCTCCGAGGCGATGCTGGCCACGGTGACAGGTGGCGTGATCTCCAGGGCGGCCGGTGCCGGATTCAGGCTGGTCGCCGCACTCAGTAGGTTGCCCAGAATTGCGGACGACGAGACATTTCCCTGCGCCGCTGCATTTATGCCATCCCTCAGGCGCCAGAGGTCACCGCCCGCTGCCGGGTCGACGGCGGAATTGAGAGAAATTCTACGGGCCAGCCCGATCTGGTTGAGAGCGTCATAGGCAGAACCGTTGTCAGTGAACAAGCCCGCGTCTCCTGGCGCCAGCGTCGGGTCGAGAGCCGGGTCTTCGAACCGCTGGATCAGGTCTTGAGCCAGCGCATCCAGTTTGTCATTGAAGGCTGGCGTCACGACATCTCTGATCTCGAAGAGAGCACTGAGAGAACCGCCATCAAGCCTGCCGGTGCCCGTTCCATCGCCGATCCGAACGGCCTGACCGTTCTGGCTCAATTCCGAAAGTGACCCGGCAGACAGCGTCATATCGGGAGTGATAAGACCGGAAGCCGTGAAATCCAGTTCGCGCGCAGACGGATCGAGCAGAACGCCGCCCTCCCTCGTGAAAACGGCGATGGATTGGTAGTCGCGTTGGACAATCCGAAGCGGAACGATGGAGGAAAGACTGTCGATCACCTGGTTGCGGGTGTCGACCAGTGAGGACGTATCGTTGCCGGCAATTGCCAAGGATTTTATGTCGGCATTGAGCTTCTCGATCGCTCTCAGCCCGTCGTTGAGGGAAGTCACCTGGCGGGCAATTTCCGCATCCGCATCCTGCCGCACCTCACGCACGGTATTCGCGACGTCGTTGATCGTCTTCGCATAGGTCTTTGCCGTGCTGGCAAGCGCCGCCTGCCCGGCCGCCGAGGCAGGATCGTTCGCGGAGCCGGTCAGGGCGGCGAGGAAATCGGCAGCGGCCGAAGCCAGTCCATAGTCATCACCCGGCAGACCAAGGGCTTCGGTCAACCGAGACAGTGCCCCTGTCTGCGCTCCTGCAAAACCGGCTTCGGCATCGGCGAGGCGACGGTTGGCCAAGGTGACCGCGTTGCCATTCAATGTCACCCCCGCCACGGTAACGCCGGTTCCGCGACCATTAACCTGAGTCGCTACCAGTTCGACGCTGCGGCGAGTGTAACCGGGTGTCTGGGCATTTGCGATATTGTTGGCAATGATCTCGGCACTGCGGGAGGCCGCATTCAGTCCCGACAATGCGTTGGTCAGTGCGGAAGAGATGCTCATGTCCGTTCCTTCTCAGTTACACGTCGTCAGCGTTTCAGGTTGGTGGTTTCCTGTAGCATCTCGTCGACCGTCTGGATGACCTTGGCGTTCGAAGAATAGGCGCGCTGCGTCTGGATCAGACTGGTCAGTTCCGCAGCGATATCCGCGGTGGATTCCTCACGTGCATATCCGATCACCTCTCCGGTCGGACCCTGCCCAGCGTCCCAGAGGTACAGCGGGCCACTGTCGTCGGAGATGCGGAACGCCTGATTATCCACTGCAGTCAAGCCATTGGGATTGGCAACATCCACGAGGGGCACCTGATAGATGATCCGGGTGAAGCCACTGTCGTAGGACGCCACGACATAGCCGTTCTCGTCCACTTCCACTGACGTGAGGTTGCCGACGGGTGAGCCGTTCTTGGTTATCTGCGTCGGTGCGAATTCGGCCGAGAGCTGGGTCAGCGCATCGGAAGTTCCAATCGCGCCGATGCCGAGTTCTATTGGCCCCCGAGCAACGTTGAACGTGGCGACTCCAGCGGCGCCGTCATAGGCCCCCGTCGCCGGAGTGACAGCCAGGAGCGAGCCACCGTTCCCTGTGGAATTGTCGAACTGCAAATCATATTCGGCCACCACGGCACCGCCCTGCGCGCCATCGGTTATGACCACATTCCAAGTGTCGGATTGCCCCACAGCGGGAATGTCCGGCGTGAAAGTGAGTGTCAGCGTCTGAGACGCGCCGACATTGTCGAAATACTCGATCGACAGGTCGATGGGATCGCCTGTTGCGCCAGCCTGCGTTTCGTCCGCGGGAAGATTGGCTCCGAGCGAAATCTCCGTCGTGGGGCTGGCAGTGAACTGGTTGCGGTTGATGATGATTGGCTCCAGGCCGGCCGAACTGTCCCGCGGAACGTTGGGAATGTTACCGTCGCTGTCCGCAGGGAAACCGGTCAGCACCAGCCCGCTCTCGGAGCGCAGGTAGCCCTGGTCATCAGGACGGAACGAGCCGGTAGAGACCATAATGAGCGGCAGGGACGTATCGTCACTTTCCACCGCAGCAATCGTCGTCACCGGCAGCATCCCGCGCCCTCCGACCGCGAGATCGGTCGAGTTGGACGTGGAAACCAGCGTGCCACGTGATTCGACCTCCCTGTAGGCGTCGATCGTCACACCGCCGGCTGAATACCGCCCGGAGTTCTGGGAGATGACAACGGAAGAGAAGTCCACGTCCGCACGTTTGTATCCGAAGGTGCTGGCATTGGCGATATTGTCGGAGATTGTCGCCAGCCTGCTGGCATTGGAAGAAAGCCCGCTGACGCCTGCATTCAGTGCGGAGGAGATACTCATGTCTCATTTCCCTTTCGAGGTTCGTGGCCCAAGACCTGATGGCCGTTATCGGCACAAGCCCTTAAGAAGCCACTAACTCTAAAACCCAGTGCATCTACCCCTCCGCTTCGGAGCCGGATCGCAGCACCGTTATCTCGATGCGGTTGTTCCGCACGTCAAAGGGATCCTCCTGTTG of the Algicella marina genome contains:
- a CDS encoding flagellar hook protein FlgE — encoded protein: MSISSALNAGVSGLSSNASRLATISDNIANASTFGYKRADVDFSSVVISQNSGRYSAGGVTIDAYREVESRGTLVSTSNSTDLAVGGRGMLPVTTIAAVESDDTSLPLIMVSTGSFRPDDQGYLRSESGLVLTGFPADSDGNIPNVPRDSSAGLEPIIINRNQFTASPTTEISLGANLPADETQAGATGDPIDLSIEYFDNVGASQTLTLTFTPDIPAVGQSDTWNVVITDGAQGGAVVAEYDLQFDNSTGNGGSLLAVTPATGAYDGAAGVATFNVARGPIELGIGAIGTSDALTQLSAEFAPTQITKNGSPVGNLTSVEVDENGYVVASYDSGFTRIIYQVPLVDVANPNGLTAVDNQAFRISDDSGPLYLWDAGQGPTGEVIGYAREESTADIAAELTSLIQTQRAYSSNAKVIQTVDEMLQETTNLKR
- the flgK gene encoding flagellar hook-associated protein FlgK, which gives rise to MSISSALTNALSGLNAASRSAEIIANNIANAQTPGYTRRSVELVATQVNGRGTGVTVAGVTLNGNAVTLANRRLADAEAGFAGAQTGALSRLTEALGLPGDDYGLASAAADFLAALTGSANDPASAAGQAALASTAKTYAKTINDVANTVREVRQDADAEIARQVTSLNDGLRAIEKLNADIKSLAIAGNDTSSLVDTRNQVIDSLSSIVPLRIVQRDYQSIAVFTREGGVLLDPSARELDFTASGLITPDMTLSAGSLSELSQNGQAVRIGDGTGTGRLDGGSLSALFEIRDVVTPAFNDKLDALAQDLIQRFEDPALDPTLAPGDAGLFTDNGSAYDALNQIGLARRISLNSAVDPAAGGDLWRLRDGINAAAQGNVSSSAILGNLLSAATSLNPAPAALEITPPVTVASIASELTSGLAATKLQSERLESHASAYLNTLREAESGQSGVDTDAEIQQLILVEQAYAANARVISVTDELISRLLEI